From the genome of Methylocystis heyeri:
AGGCGCGGGCGCAGGGCGTCGGCGGCGCGGGCATAGCGGCCCTGATGAACACCCATTACAACGCCCCGACGATTTCCGCCGACCGCGGCCAGAAGAGCTTTCATCTGTCGCTGGACGCCTTCATGGCCAAGCGCGGCGGCTCGATCATCGTTTCCCGCGGGCGCGCCATGAAGCAGTCTCATGCCGCGCTGTTCAATTCCATCGAGCAGCGCTACGGAGTGCCTCCGGGACCGCTGATAGCGATCTGGGGCATGGAGACGGGTTTCGGCGCCGCGCATGGCAATCAGCATGCGCTCTCCGCCGTCGCGACCCTCGCCTACGACTGCCGCCGGCCCGAATATTTCACCGATCAACTCTACGCCGCGCTGACGCTCATCGATCGTGGGACGCTCTCGGCCAACGCCCGCGGCTCCATGCATGGGGAAATCGGCCAGACCCAGTTTCTGCCCAAGAACATCCTGCATTACGGCAATGGCGGAAATCTCGACAACGCCGGCGACGCATTGATGGCCACGGCGAATTTCCTGAAAGCGCACGGCTGGCGCGCCGGGGCGGGATATCAGCCCGGCGAGCCCAATTTCGCCGCGATCCAGGCCTGGAACGCCGCTGAGGTCTATGAACGGGCCATCGCCATCATCGGGAAGAGAATCGACGGCGGCGAGTGACGTCCGTCAAACTTGCGCGAATTTTTACCGATCGGGCGATTCCGTCCGATCGGAGAGCACGCTGACTTCACCCTATTTTAGTCGTCCGATTGGGAAATCCTATGCACACGCTGAAGACAGATCTTTCGATAGCTCTCGCTCTCATGGCGCTCTCGACGTCCCCCGCAGCCGCTCAAACGGCGCGGGCCACGCCGGAATGGGCGACGCTTCCCGCACCCCAGGTTCCCTATATCTCGACCCAAGGCACGAATACGCCCTGCTATAATTCGCAGTGCATCGTCACATTCCCCGCGGCGCCCGCGGGAAAGCGGCTCGTCGTCACCAGCGTGACCGCCCAGCTCAGCGCCGCCATCAGCGACGTCGTCCTCCTGGAAGGGAACGGGTTCGAAGTGTTTGCAACCAAGTCGAGCCCTTATTCCAATTTTCTGACAGCGAATGTTCTGGATTATTTCGGGCCCGGCGTGGCACCCACCGCGAGGGTCTATTCGGGAAGCGCTCCGTCCAGCCTGAGCATCATCGTTACGATCGCCGGCTACACCGAGGCCCAACCTTGACGGGAGTTCCCGCGGAAAGGCGTCAGTCCCACGCCTCCTGCGGCTCCTGATAGACGCCCAGATTCGCATAATTCACGAGGCGGGAGGCGCGGATCAATATGATCCGCATTTTTTCGCCGGCGCGGTGGCAGATCGAATTGACGAGGTTCATGTCGTGGGGAGCGCCGTATCTGAACTGGCGGCGCACCTGCGCGACGCTGGCCAGGGCTATGACGTCCAGTTCCGCGATAAAGGTCTCAAATCTCCGGCGAAAGGAGGCGTCGAGCTGTTCATAAGCCTCGAGCGCGGAGTGCCGACCCGAGAGCTTGGAGTTCGAGAAATATTCCTGGTAGGTCATGGGCCGCCAGGCGAGGAGATCGTCGAGCAGTTCAGGCATCTGGGGCAATTGCTCCAGCATCATCACCAGTTCGTTGAACAAATTGAGATAGTCGTTCGCGAGCCCCGAAACCGGATTGACCAGCGACTTGCTCTGCAAGGCGGCAACCGCTTCGTCATGCGGGCTGATTGCAGGTTCGATGAGCTGCAAATCGAAAGACATGATTTCCCTCGAGACCAACAGCCCGACTGTGAAACAGGATTTGATAATTTTTTCTTGACGCCCGGCGCCCGCAAGTCCTTCCTCCACCCGGAGAATTTCGCCTGAGAGGGCGCGCGCCCCGAGTCGGCGCGGGGCTGGACGACCAAAATAATCAAGGAGCTGCAGAGCTTTTCCGCGAGCGCGCTGCTTTGAGCCGCTCCTGCAGAGGCCCGTCAACTTCGCGGAACTAAAATTTCCGAACAAAAGATTCTGGTTAAATTTCGCGCCCTTGCGGAACGCCTGCGGCAAAGTTTCTCGAGAAAAACTTTTTCCCCGACAAAAAGCCGCTTGACGGGCGCGGGCTGCTTTGATATAGATTTGACATCGTCAAAAGTTGCGCCCGGACGCCAGAAGTGGCCGACGGGCTTTTTTATGCGCTGGCGCAGCCGCCCCACCAGGAGCTTTTCGCTTCCGTGATTAAACCCGCTGACGACCAGTCTCCAACCGACGACCGGCTCGCCGCCGAACTCAGGACGCTGCGCGAGCTGCAAGCGGCGCTCATGGATAAAGCCTTGGCCGGCGAAGGGCCCGCGGCCGACCGCGTGCTCGCGATCATGGATCGCAGGGCAAAATTGCTGGGGCTTTATTCTCCCCGCCCGGAAAGCGACGCCCCCGATCCGGAAGAGGCGAAACGCCGTCTGCTGGAGAAACTTCATACCATGGCGGAGCGCACAAAGGGCGAAGAGAAGAAGAAATGACGCCGCCGGGCCTGACGCCCGCGACCCATCCATCCGCATCGCAACGACAGAAACGCCCTCCGCCCCATGCTCCACGCCTCCTCTCTCGCTAGCGCGACGGCGAGCGAGCGCGAAGACTTCGTCGCCGAACTCGACGGCGACGAGGCGGTTGCGCTCCCCTATCTGTGGGAGTTCTGGGCGCGGCCGGAGCAGCTCTTGCCGCCGGGCGATTGGGTTTACTGGCTGCCGCTGGGCGGGCGCGGCTTCGGCAAGACCCGCACGGGCGCGGAGGCCGTGCGGCGCTGGGTCAAAACCAACGCCTATGTCAATATCATCGGCGCGACGATGGACGATATGCGCGACGCCATGATCGAGGGCGAATCCGGGCTCCTCGCCGTCTGTCCGCCGCATGAGCGTCCGCGCTACGTCGCCGCGCGCAACTGTCTTGAATGGCCCAATGGCGCGCGTTCGCTGCTGCTCTCGGCCGAGGCCCCGGAGCGGCTGCGCGGCAAGCAGCATATGAAGCTCTGGTGCGACGAACTCGCCGCCTGGCGTTATCCGGAGGCGTTCGATCAGGCCGTTCTCGGCCTGCGCCTCGGGCGCCAGCCCCAAGCCGTCGTCACCACCACGCCGCGACCGACGAAGATCATGCGCGAACTGCTCGCCAACCCGCTTACCGTGACGACGCGCGGCTCGACCTATGACAACATCGCCAATCTCGCGCCGGGTTTCGTCAAGAAAATCATCCGCAAATATGAGGGCTCACGGCTCGGACGGCAGGAGCTCGATGCGGAGCTGCTGCTCGACACGCCGGGTGCGCTGTGGACCCGCGCGCTGATCGAGGCTGCATATCTCGGGCGCGAAGAAGCGCCGCAACTGACGCGCATCGTCGTCGCGATAGACCCGCCCGCGACCAGCGGCGACAACGCCGACGAATGCGGCGTCATCGTCGCGGGACTGTCCGAAGACGGCTGTCCCTGCATTCTCGCCGATCTCGCCAGCCAGGGTGAAACCCCGCTCGGCTGGGCGACCCGCGCGGTCGAAGCCGCGCGCAAATTCGGCGCCGACGCGATCGTCGCCGAGGTGAACAACGGCGGCGACATGGTCGAGACCATCATCCGCCAGATCGACGCCAATATCCGCGTGAAGGCGGTGCGGGCCAGCCGGGGCAAATACGCCCGCGCCGAACCCGTGGCGGCGCTTTATGAGCAAGGCCGGGTGAAACATGTCGGCGTGTTCGCAAAGCTCGAAGATCAGATGTGCCTGATGACGCCTGATTTCGACCGTCGCGCCGCGGGCCTTTCGCCCGACCGCGTCGACGCGCTGGTCTGGGCCGTCACCGAATTATGCCTCTCCGCGCCTGACGGCACGGCGATCATCGATTTCTATCGCCGTCTGACGAAGCCCGCGAACAACTAAAACCGCCATTGCAGCACCGAGCAAAGCCCGCGAACCGCCATGTTCCGGGCTGTGACGCCGCGCGCGCATCTTCGCTCCATTGCACATCCCTTCAATCATGACGAGGCCTGCATATGCCGATGCATCAACTCATGCCGCCCGCAGGCGGCGCAATGACCAAAGTGAATGGACGGCTTTATTCCGCCCAGCCGGGAATGGTGATCGTCGCGCCGGATTTCGACGGCGACTCCCTCGAAGCCGCCGGCTGGATCAAGGTCGCGACCGGCGGGGCCGGAACGAGCGCGCAACGCCCGCGCAATCCGCCGGCCGGCGCGATGTTTCACGATCAGACCCTGGCCAGGAACATCGTCCATGACGGCAAGCACTGGCGCGACCCCGCGACCGGCGCCCTGGTTTGAGGCGAAACGCATGGAGACGCGCGACACCCAATCCGGGCGGCCGTCATGGTCGCTCTCGCCGGAAAATCTTGCCGTCGCCTATGGCCAGGCGCAATTCATGTCCTCGACCGGAGCCCCCAGCGACTCGGGCTGGTTCGGACCGCTCGCGCCGCTCGCTCCCATAGCGCCGCCCGCCGTCGCCGGCCGCGGCTTCGATTTTCCCTCGGGCTATAATATCGCCGTCGGCGCCCGCGCCTTCGAGCCGATCGGCTTTTCCGATCTGCGCGCGCTCGCCGAAACCTATGATCTGCTGCGCCTCGTCATCGAGACGCGCAAGGATCAGATCGAGCGCATGGCCTGGTCGCTGCGCCCACGAGCGGGAACACGCGGCCCGGGGCCCGCGCGTATTGCGGAGCTGACCAGATTTTTCGAGCGGCCCGACGGCGAACATTGCTTCTCCGATTGGCTGCGCATGCTGCTCGAAGATCTCTTCGTCATCGATGCGCCGACGCTGTGGCGCCAGCGCGCGCGCAACGGCGCGCTGGTCGCGCTGCATCCGCTCGACGGCGGCACGATCAAACGCGTCATCGACGATTGGGGCCGCACGCCGCAGTCCTATTTCGACGGCGCCCAATGGGTCTATCCCGTCGCCTATCAGCAAATCCTGAAAGGCTATCCCGCCGTCGATTACACCGCGCGCGACATTTTTTACGCGCCGCGCAATCCGCGCGCGGGCCGCATCTATGGCTTCTCGCCGGTCGAACAGATCGTGATGACCGCGAGCATCGCGCTCAAGCGTCAAACCTTCACCCTCTCGCATTTCACCGAAGGCAATATTCCGGAATCGCTGATCGGCGTGCCCGAAAGCTGGACGCCCGATCAGATCAAAAATTTCCAGGACTATTGGGACGCTTACTTTACCGGCGATCTCGCCGCCCGCAGGCGGGCCAAATTTGTGCCCGGCGGCGTCGCCAAGACATTCATTCAGACCAAGGAGCCGGAGCTC
Proteins encoded in this window:
- a CDS encoding DNA-packaging protein, with product MLHASSLASATASEREDFVAELDGDEAVALPYLWEFWARPEQLLPPGDWVYWLPLGGRGFGKTRTGAEAVRRWVKTNAYVNIIGATMDDMRDAMIEGESGLLAVCPPHERPRYVAARNCLEWPNGARSLLLSAEAPERLRGKQHMKLWCDELAAWRYPEAFDQAVLGLRLGRQPQAVVTTTPRPTKIMRELLANPLTVTTRGSTYDNIANLAPGFVKKIIRKYEGSRLGRQELDAELLLDTPGALWTRALIEAAYLGREEAPQLTRIVVAIDPPATSGDNADECGVIVAGLSEDGCPCILADLASQGETPLGWATRAVEAARKFGADAIVAEVNNGGDMVETIIRQIDANIRVKAVRASRGKYARAEPVAALYEQGRVKHVGVFAKLEDQMCLMTPDFDRRAAGLSPDRVDALVWAVTELCLSAPDGTAIIDFYRRLTKPANN
- a CDS encoding lytic murein transglycosylase, which gives rise to MTRAVQINSIAAAALVALLGAGEAMAAQCGNGPGGFESWKQQFANEARAQGVGGAGIAALMNTHYNAPTISADRGQKSFHLSLDAFMAKRGGSIIVSRGRAMKQSHAALFNSIEQRYGVPPGPLIAIWGMETGFGAAHGNQHALSAVATLAYDCRRPEYFTDQLYAALTLIDRGTLSANARGSMHGEIGQTQFLPKNILHYGNGGNLDNAGDALMATANFLKAHGWRAGAGYQPGEPNFAAIQAWNAAEVYERAIAIIGKRIDGGE
- a CDS encoding phage portal protein — protein: MTASTGATPRPAPWFEAKRMETRDTQSGRPSWSLSPENLAVAYGQAQFMSSTGAPSDSGWFGPLAPLAPIAPPAVAGRGFDFPSGYNIAVGARAFEPIGFSDLRALAETYDLLRLVIETRKDQIERMAWSLRPRAGTRGPGPARIAELTRFFERPDGEHCFSDWLRMLLEDLFVIDAPTLWRQRARNGALVALHPLDGGTIKRVIDDWGRTPQSYFDGAQWVYPVAYQQILKGYPAVDYTARDIFYAPRNPRAGRIYGFSPVEQIVMTASIALKRQTFTLSHFTEGNIPESLIGVPESWTPDQIKNFQDYWDAYFTGDLAARRRAKFVPGGVAKTFIQTKEPELKNLFDEWLARIVCYAFSVSPQAFVAHVNRATGETQKEMAEEEGLWPVLMWVKRLIERVLIEDFGESEIEFAWGSDAQIDAEQQQRILVAYVGSGILTRDEARQKLGLAPLERDEARDDASADADDFGKA